Within Myceligenerans xiligouense, the genomic segment GGACGCCCGGCGCGGCGTCGTCGGCCCTCACGGTCGGCGCGGTCGACGACGACGACCTGATCACCGGCTTCTCGAGCCGCGGGCCGCGAATCGACGGCGCGATCAAGCCGGACATCGTCGCGCCCGGCGAGGGAATCGTCGCCGCGCGTGCGGCGGGGACGCAGCTCGGCAGCCCGGTCGGGGAGCACTACGTGGCCGCGAGCGGCACCTCGATGGCGTCGCCGCACGTCGCAGGCGCAGCCGCAGCCGTACTGCAGGCCCGGCCCGACCTGACCGCGCCCGAACTGAAGGCCGTGCTGATGGGGTCGGCGGACCCGACCGGCGCGTCCGTGTTCGAGGAGGGTGCGGGGCGGGTCTTCGTGCCCACCGCGATCGAGCAGCCGGTCATCGCCCACCCGGCATCGGTCTCGCTCGGCAACTTCGAGTACCCGCACGACGGCACGGCGTCGGCCACGATCACCTACCGGAACACCGGCGACGACGACCTCGTCCTCGACGTGGATCTCGCCGTGACCGGCCCGGACAGCGAGGACGCCGAGGGCGCGTCCGTCTCCGACGAGCGGGTGACCGTTCCGGCGGACGGCACCGCCGAGGTCTCCGTGACGGTGGACCGTGTGCCCGGGGTGATCGGCCGGTACTCCGGCGCGGTCACGGCGACCGGCCCGGACGGCGTGACGGTGCGGACGCCCGTGGGCTGGGAGAAGGAGCCCGAGCTGTTCGACCTGACGCTGGAGTTCATCGGACGGGACGGGAAACCCTTCGCGGACGGCATGGCAGACCTCGCCGCCATGAACGTCGACGACGCCGAGCAGTTCCTGGCCTTCGACCTCATCGACTTCGTCGAGGACACGACGCACACCCTGCGCGTCCCCGAGGGCCGTTACTCGGTCGCGGCAAGCATGCTGAACGGCACGTTCACGGAGCTCACCGACGCCTTCGCGCCGGAGGTGACCGTCAGCGCCGACACGACCGTGACGCTTGACGCGCGCGAGGCCCTGCCGGTGTCGATCGCCACGCCGCGCGCGGCGACGGTGAGGGATCTCGGCATGGAGGAGCAGCGGACCGACGCGGACGGACGCAGCCTGTCGACGGGGATCGTCATCGGCGGCGCCGACGCCTTCGTCACGCCGACCCAGCCGGTGACGATCGGCGAGTTCGACCACGTCACCTCGGCGCACCTGCGCCGGCCCGCCTCGGCTGCCGGGAAGGCCCGTCCGTACACCTACGACCTGGTGTTCCAGCAGTCCCCGGTGACGACGGGGACGTTCACCGCCCACCGCGAGGACCTGGCCGCCGTGAGAACGACGTACGCGGAACCGGCACGGGACGTCGTGATCTCGGCGGGCCGCGGCGCCGTGCCGGAAGGCCGAGGCTCCGCCTTCGTGGTGGCGACGCCCGTGGACCCGGGCACCCGGACCGAGTACGTGAGTGCGCGGAACGTGAACTGGTTCCATGCCACGTTCTACGACTCACCCGACGGGGCGGAGCTGCTGGGCGGCTACGACTCCCCGCTGACCGCGTACGAGCCCGGGTCGACCGTCGCCGCGACGATCGGCGGGGCGCCCCGCACCCCGCAGGCCCTCACGGGGCACATGGGCGACCTGCTCGGCATCTTCCCGAACGGCTGGTCGGACTCGGCCGGAAACGCGTTCGTGGGCTGGGGCGCGGACGACGAGCACCTCACCGTCTGGCAGGACGGCGAGGTCGTCGTGGACGACGCACCCGGATGGGCCGAGCTGACGATGCCGCCCGGGGGCGCGGACTACCGGGTCGCGTACCGCGGGAGCGCGGCGTCCGAACGGTGGTACACCGCGCAGCGGGTGACGGGTGAGTGGACGTTCCGGGCCGAGCCGGTCGGCGAGGACGAACTCGTGATGAGGGAACTGCTCGACGTCCGGTACGACGTCGCGCGGATCGGTCCGCGAGGCACCGCACCGCGGCGCACGAAGGTCGGGGTCGAGGTCACCGGAACCGAAGGGGACTCGACCGTACGCCTGTGGTGGTCTGCGAACGATGGCACGGACTGGACGGAGGCCACGGTCAGGAACGGCGTGGCCGTGGTGAACGCTCCGAAGGGCACCTCGGCGGTGTCGCTCCGTGCCGAGGTGACGGACGCGGCAGGGAACAGCCTGAGGGAGACGGTGGAGCGGGCATACACCGTGAAGTGGCCACGATGAGGTAGGTCCCGTGGTGCGCTGCGCGCCCGATGCGAACGCCGGGGTGGCGAAAACCACCCCGGCGTTCTGCCCTCCTGGTCGGCGCCGCGAGCGCGTAGCGTGGGCCCGTGAGAACTGTGACGCCGTTCGTGTCGATGTTGCGGGCCGACAACGCGGGGCCGATGACGCTCGACGGGACTCGGTCCTACGTGCTGCGGGCGCCCGGCGCCACGGGGTGCGTGGTGGTGGACCCGGGGCCGGACCTGGACGACCACCTGGACGCGCTGGCCGCCGCCGGGCCGGTCGAGCTGGTGCTGATCACGCACCGGCATCCGGACCACACGGCCGGGTCGGCCGGGTTGCGGGAGCGCACCGGCGCGCCGGTGCGGGCGCGGGACCCCGAGTTCTGCCTCGGCGGGGAGCCCCTGCACAGGGGTGACGTGCTCGACGTGGCAGGTCTGCGGATCGAGGTGCTGGCCACACCGGGGCACACGCGGGACTCCGTGGCGTTCGTGGTCAGCGGGCCGAGTGGGGGTGCCTCCGGTGACCAGGTGCCCCGCGCCGGAAGCACGGCCGGCGGAACGGCGGCGCGGCACGCGGAGACCGTCGTGCTGACCGGGGACACGGTGCTCGGTCAGGGCACCACCGTGATCGCCGAGCCCGACGGCTCGCTCCGCGACTACTTCGAGAGCCTCGACCTCCTCGAGGCGGTCGGCGCGGGCGTCCTCGGTCTGCCCGCGCACGGCGACCCGATCGGGGACCTCGCGGCGGCCGTGCGGATGTACCGCGCGCACCGGATCGAGCGGCTGGAGCAGGTACGTCACGCCCTGGAACGGCTGGGCGTACCCGACGACGGCCGGGGCGCGCAGGTCTCGGAGCTCGCGGACGCGGTGGTGGAGGCCGTGTACGCCGACGTCGACCCGGGCGTCCGGGGCGCGGCCCGGCAGAGCGTCACGGCGCAGCTGGACTACCTGCTCGGCGAGTAGGCGGGCGCTGCTCCTCGTACCGCAGGGCCGGCCCGAGCAGCAGGCCGCCGTCGACCACGAACTCCGACCCGGTCGCGTAGGCGGCGTCGTCGGACGCCACGAACAGGGCCAGCCGGGTCACGTCGCCGGGCTCCCCCACGCGCGGGATCGCGAACGGCTCGGGCGTGTAGGCGGCCGCGATGGGCGCCGCACCGGGAGCCGCCGGCTCGGTGATGAACGGGGTCGAGACCGCTCCGGGGTGGATCGAGTTGACCCGGATCCCGTCACGGCCCAGCTCCATGGCTGCCGTCCGGGTCAGACCACGCAGGGCCCACTTGCTCGTCGTGTAGGCGGCGAAGTACGGGGTGGCGGTGTTGGCCATGGAGGATGCGATGTTCACGATCGAGCCGCCCCCACCCCGCCGCATGGACGGGGTGACGGCCCGGATCCCCAGGAACTGTCCGGTCACGTTGATGTCCAGGAGCCGCTGCCAGTCGGCCAGTTCGGTGTGCTCGACCGTCGCGGCCGCCTGCGGCACGCCGGCGTTGTTGACCAGCACCGACACCGGCCCGAAGCGGCGCTCTGCCTCCGCCACGGCGTCGGCCCACTGCCGCTCGTCGCGTACCTCCAGGACGACCGCCATGGCCCGTTCCCCCAGCTCGGCGGCCAGGCGCGCCCCCCGCTCGGGGTCCCGGTCCCCGATCACGACGTCGGCGCCCTCGGCATGGAAGGCGCGCACGTGGCTCACCCCCATGCCGCCGCTCGCACCCGTGACCAGGACCGTCTTGTTCTCGAATCGCCCCATGGCGCATCCTCTCGTCAGGTTCCGAGTCCTTCGACTCGCATCTGTCGGAACACTACGTTCGCGCAAGGTTGTGAGTCAAGTGACTCACACCCTGCACCCTCCGGCATGATGGGCGCATGGCGACAGGGACGGGTGCGTACCACGAGCAACTCGCGGAGCGGAAGCGGGCGGCGATCGTCGACGCGGCGACCAGCCTGTTCATGGCCCACGGATATGCGGGCGCGTCGCTGGCCCGGGTGGCCCAGGACGCCGACGTCTCGAAGGCGACCCTGTTCAAGCAGTTCCCCACCAAGGCGAGCCTGTTCGAGGCGGTGGTGACGCAGCAGTGGGACGCGGCCGACGACGACAGCACGACGCCGGAGCCCGGCGACCTCGCACGCGGGCTGCGCGTGTACGGCCGCCGCTACGCGGCGCTCATGTCACGGCCCGAGATGGTGGGCCTGTACCGGATGGTGATCGCGGAGATGCCGCGGTTCCCCCAGATCGCCGACACCCAGTTCGAGACCGGGAAGATGCCGTTCTTCCGCGTGGTCCAGCGCTACCTCCGTGCCGAGCACGACGCCGGGACGGCCCGCGTCGACGACACCCTCATGGCGGCGGCCAACTTCCTGGGCATGATCGGCAACTACGTGTTCTGGCCCCGTCTCATGGTGGTCGGCTGGGATCCCACGCCCGCGCAGGTCGAGAACGCGGTGGACGAGGCGGTGGCGACCACCGTCGCCCGCTACGGCGCCACCCAGGGACGAAACCTCACGCCCGGCCGTGGACGATCTCCGTCGCGGCGGCCGGGTCAGAGCGCCTTGCCGTAGCAGCGCTGTTCCGGCTCGCCCGCGTACTTGCCGTAGGGCGCGATCCGCTCGTAGCCGAGCTTCTCGTAGAGGGCGATCGCCTCGGGCTGCTCCGTGCCCGTCTCCAGGACGAGCCGGGCCAGGCCCGCCTCGCGCGCGGACTTCTCGAGCTCTCCCATGATCAGCGTCGAGAGACCACGGCGGCGGAAGCCGGGACCGACGAAGACGCGCTTCACCTCACCTGTCCCGGGCGGGTGCAGCCCGTCCACGCCGTCGTCGGCGCCGGACAGGTCCCGGACGCTCCCGCCCGCGGCGGCGACGCCGCCGACCCGGATCACGACCGTCGCGACGATCGTGGCCGGGTCGAAGTACTCGGCCGCGTCGCCGTCGTCCCCGTAGCGCTCGGCGAGCTCGGCCACCGCGGCGAGGCGCAGCTCGACCGCGTCCGGGTGCTCGAACGGAACCCTCTCGACCCCGGCCTCCGCGGGCCGGGAGCCGCGCGCTCCGAGAACCTCCGTCACGACGCGTGCCCCCGGGGCACGACGGCGCGGCCGCGCACCGGGCCGCGGGAGGCGGACACGGTCACGCCCCGACGAGGGACGCCAGCACCGAGCGGAAGAACGGGAGCCCGTCCGTGCCCGCCCGCGGGCCGTCCGCGTCGGCCGGGCCGAATCCCTGCTCGACGGCGTGCTCCGGGTGCGGCATCAGCCCCACCACGTTGCCCTTCTCGTTGGTGATGCCCGCGATGTCGCGGCGGGAGCCGTTCGGGTTCCAGCCGTCGTAGCGGAACGTGACGCGGCCCTCGCCCTCGAGCCGGTCGAGCGTGGCGTCGTCCGCGACGAACTGGCCGTCCTGGTTCTTCAGGGGGATCGTGATCCTCTGCCCCGTGGCGAACTCGTTGGTCCACGCCGTGTTGGCGTTGGCGACGACGAGGGTCTGCTCCCGGCAGACGAAGTGCAGGTGGTCGTTCTTGATCATCGAGCCGGGCAGCAGGTGAGCCTCGGTGAGGACCTGGAAGCCGTTGCAGATGCCGAGGACCGGCATGCCGCCCCGCGCGGCGTCGATCACGGAGGACATCGCCGGAGCGAACCTGCTGATCGCGCCGGCGCGCAGGTAGTCACCGTAGGAGAAGCCGCCGGGCAGCACGACCGCCTCGACGCCCTGCAGGTCGGCGTCCGCGTGCCAGAGGGCGACGGGCTCGCCGCCCGCGAGCCGGATCGCCCGGGCGGCGTCGCGGTCGTCGAGCGTGCCGGGGAAGGTGACGACGCCGATCCGGGCGCTGTTCAGCGTGCCCATCAGGCCGGTCCGGCGTGCTGCGGAGCGGCGGCCGCGACACCCTCCGAGGCGTCGACCACGGCGACGACGTCCTCGATGACGGGGTTCGACAGCACCTGCTCGGCCGCCTTGCGAGCCTGTTCCAGGATCTCCGGCGTGACCTCGCCGTCGACCTCGAGCTCGAAGCGCTTGCCCTGGCGGACACCGGTGAACTGCGTGAACCCGAGGCGCGGCAGCGCCCCGACCACGGCCTTGCCCTGGGGGTCCAGGATCTCGGGCTTGGGCATGACCTCGACGACGACGCGTCCCACGGGGGCTCCTTGAAAGACGAGAGGATTCCGGGGCAGAGTCTACTGGGAGGCCGGGAACGGTGAGGCATCCGCCGGCGGACGCACGCGTGAGGTGCGCCACGGCGCGTCGCCCGGCGGTCCCTCGTGGCCCAGGACCATCAGGACGCCGACCATCCGCGCCCGCACCCCGGCGTCGTCGGTGACCGTCGTCGCCCGGGCGCGGACCCAGAGCTCGCGGCCGTCCGCCGCCAGGAGGCGGTGCTCCAGGTCCAGGGGCATGCAGGCCCCCGCGAGCTGCTGGGCGATCGCCGACCGCACCGCGCGCTGGTCGTCCGCGTGGACACGACTGGTCCACTCCTCGATGCTCGCGCCGACCTCGTCGTCGGCCAGGCCGAGGAGCGACTTCCACGTGCGCGAGTAGTACACGTGGCCCGTGGTGATGTCCCAGTCCCACGTGCCCTCGAGCGCGACCTCCTCGACGAGGCGGTAACGCACCTGGCCCGCCCGCAGGTCCAGCGCGAGCGCCCGCTCGCGCGCGGCCATGTCGGCGAGTGCGGCGCGCTGCGTGCGCAGCGACACCAGCCGGGCCTCGCGATCCAGCGCGACGGCGAGCATCGCCGCCCAGTGGTCGAACTTGTCGCGGGCGCTGGTGGTGTGCGTGTCGATGGCGCCGCCGATGAGCAGCAGCCCCCAGTCGCTCGTGTCGAAGGTGACCGGGATGACGAACGCGATCCCGTCGGCGGAATCGAGCAGTGCCCGTGTCGGGAAGGACGCGACCGGAAGCTTCGTCCCGACGAGCGCCCGGGCCTGCGGCGATGTCGCCGTCGTACCGACGACGGTGAGCTCGCGCGCCGGGTCCGCCGCGGTACCGGCGGGGGGCCTCGGTGCCGGGCTGTCCACCTCCCCCGCGTAGTCGCGCAGGCCGGGCCGCGGGACGTCGTCGGGCACGGGCGGATGGGCGAGCCGTTCGGCGGCGTCGGACCAGAGCGCGAGCGTGGCGGGCCCGCGGTGCCCCTTGGGGAGCCAGCGCAACGTCCGGATGGTGGGCGCGTCCGCGTGCAGGAGCCCCAGGTCGAGCTCGTACTGCTCACCGATCGTGCGCTCGAGGCGGCCGGCCCGGGCCAGCAGCGTCTGCGTGCACCCGGTGCTGAGCGCGACGATGACGTCGGTGATGGCGCGGGCCACGGCGCGGCGCCGTGCCGTCGGGCCCGGCTCGCCGGGAGCGCGGGTCCTGCCCTTGCGGGCCTTGGCCAGCTCCTCCTCGACCGAGCGGAGCGCGGGCACCAGCTGTTCGAGGGCCTCGGGATGCGGCCGGAGCGCGCGGGTGATGTCCACGAGGGACGCGAGCGCGTCGGCGTCGGGCAGCACGGCGAGCGCGTCGGCGCCGCGCACGATCCGCTGCACGCTGCGCATCCACGCCTCGATGCCCGGCGTGGTCCCCGCGCCGTCGAGCACGATCTCCGCGACGCCCGCGAGGCGTGCCCAGGAGGTCGAGGCCCCGCCGCCGGTGCCCTGCACCGGACCCACGCTCGCCTCCCGGCAGCCGCACGACTCACGGGTGATCAGGCTCGCGGCCGACAGGTGCCGGCCGCGCGGACGCTCGCCGCGGATCTGCGCGACCAGAAGCGAGACGGCGAGCTCGCCGACGCCGTCGTGGTGCGGGTCCACGGTCGCGAGCCGAGGTCGCATGCGTGCGCCGAGGTCGGAGTGGTCGAAACCGACCACCGCCTGACGCCTCGGCAGCGACAGGCCGCTGACCTGGAGCATTCTTGTGAAACCCGCGGCGTTGCGGTCGGTGGCGACGAACGTCGCGGTGGTCGGCATGCCCGCGGTCAGCGCCTGCCGCGCCGCGGCCGCCCCGGCTGCCTCCTGGTTGTCGGCGGCCTGGTAGACCCACTCCTCCCGCGGCTCGATCCCGTGGTCGCGCAGTGTGGCCCGGTACGCCTCGTACCGCTCGACGATGTCGGACTGGCGCAGGCTTCCCACGAAACCGATTTCGACGTGACCGTGCGCGATGAGGTGCTCGACGGCCGCCCGCGTGCCCCCGGCGTTGTCGGGCGCGACGGCGGGCGCCTGCGCACCGGGCGAGTGCTCACCGACCAGGACCATGGGCCGGTCCTCCGCGCCGAGTCGCTCGACGGTGTCGGCGTCGACGGCGGTGGTGACCACGATCAGGCCGTCCGCCGCGTCCAGCCCGACCGGCACGCCGACCGGAGGCTCCTCCGGGAACTGGGCGCGCTCCAGATCGGCCGGGTACGTCTGCACGACGACGACCCGGTGCCCGCCGGCCCTCGCCGCGCGCGAAACTCCCGCCAGAACCTTCCCGAAGTAGTGCCCGCCTACCACCGGCGACAGCACGGCCAAAGAATACTTGCCCCTCACGGATGTCATGCTCACACCCCGTCCTCGTCGACGCTGTGCAAAGTATGGGCTAACAGGGCATGCTACGGGAATGGTCTCGACGGCGCGACCGAATCATCCTGAAGATCCAGATAACTTGTCCGGCAAGCCTAGAGCCCCGGGCTCACCCCGGGGTGCGCGGTCGCGCCCCGGCGAGGGCAGGCGGCGGCCGACGATCGTCGATGTCGCCCGCGCGGCAGGCGTCTCGACGGCCGTGGTCTCGTACGCCCTCAACGGGCGACGCGGCGTGGCGGAGGTGACGCGCGAACGCGTGCTCCGGGTCGCCGACGAACTCGGCTGGCGACCCGCCACGGCCGCGCGCTCCCTGCGCGCCGGCCCCGGTGCCGCCGCCCTCGTCGCGGTGCACGACGGCGCCGCCGGGTCGCGCGCAGCCTCGACGCTCGACCTGGTCACGGCCGCGGCCGAGGTGCTCGACGGCGGTGACGTCACCCTGGCGGTCCACACGGCGAGCACCGTGGAACAGGCCGCGCACCTCATGCGCCGCTGGTGGGCCGAGCGCCGCTACGCCGCCTTCGTCGTGACGGGCCTGCGGTCCGACGACGCCCGCCTCGCCGCGCTGCGCCACCTGCCCGCCCCCGCCGTCATGGTCGGCGACCCGTCCGCTCCCGCCCCGCCCGCGTGGCGCAGCGTCATGTTCGACGACGCGACGGCGTTCGCCCAGGTCGGCGAATTCCTCGCCGACCTGGGGCACCGCCGGGTCGCCATGCTCACCGGGGCCGAGGGCCTGCTGGCGACCCGCCGACGGGCCACCGCGCTCGCCACCGCACTGGGCAAAGCCGGAATCGATTTCGACGCGGTCTCCGGCGACGGCGTCGACCGCGCGGCGGCCGCAGTCGGCTCGCTGCTCTCCTCCGGCAGCCACCCCACCGCCGTCGTGACGGACGACGACGTCACGGCAGGTGTCGTGCTCGACGTCGCGCGGCGTCTGGACATCGCGGTGCCCTGGGAGCTCTCCGTGGTGGCCGGGACCGACGCCGCGGCGTGCCGGCTCACGACACCGTCGCTCACAGCCGTGCCGTACCCGGTGGAGCGCCTGGGAAACGCCGTCGGGCACGCGCTGCTCGGAGTGCTGCACGCCGACGCGACGACGAGCGAGAAGGCACCGCCGTCCACCACGGTCGCCGCCGGCGGGCTGGTGATCCGCGGTTCCACCGCACCCCCGGATCCACGGTGAGCGATCACGTGAGAGCGGTCTCCTGTTAAACGATTCGTTTGGTGTCGTCCAAGTCATCGTCCGGGCAACGATTCACCCGCCACCGCAGAAAGGCCTGCGGGGTGCGCGCGCCGCCGGCCCCACCGCGAAGGAGGGCCGGCCGGCGCGTGCGAACAGGACGACCCGGGAGGGCATCGTGCAACGAGACAAGAAGGTGCGCGCGGGAGTCGCGGCCGGAGCGACGGGGGCGCTGGTCGCCGCGTCGGCTCTGGTGGCCCTGGCGGCCGCGCCGTCGGCCACCGCGGCCGTGGGCAACCCCTACGAAGGGGCCGAGCAGTACATCAACCCCGACTGGAATGAGGACGTGCTGCAGGCCGCCGACGTCGCCGGGGGTTCGCTCGGCGACGACATGCGCGCCATCGCGAACGAGCCGACGCACGTGTGGATGGACCGGATCCAGGCGATCGAGGGCATCGACCGGCAGCACGGTCTGGAGTGGCACCTCGATCAGGCCGTCGAGCAGGCCGGCGGCAGCCCGCTGGTGTTCAACATGGTCATCTACGACCTGCCCGGCCGCGACTGCTTCGCTCTGGCGTCCAACGGCGAACTGCCGGCCACGGACGAGGGCATGGAGCGCTACAAGACCGAGTACATCGACGCGATCGTCGAGATCCTCGACCGTCCGGAGTACGAGGACCTGCGGATCTCGGCCGTGATCGAGCCGGACTCGCTGCCGAACCTGGTGACGAACATGTCGCACCAGCCGTGCCAGGAGTCGGCGCCGTACTACCGCGAGGGCGTGCAGTACGCCCTCGACCGGCTGCACGAGGTGGGCAACGTCTACTCGTACATCGACGCCGCACACTCGGGCTGGCTGGGCTGGCCGGACAACGCGAGCGGCAGCGCGCAGGAGTTCGCGAACGTCGTCGAGGGTTCCACCTACGGGTGGGACGGGGTGGCGGGCTTCGTCACCAACACGGCGAACTCGACGCCGCTGGAGGAGCCCTTCCTGACCGACCCGAACCTGCAGGTCGGCAGCGGCCAGGTGCGCTCGGCGGACTACTACGAGTGGAACCCGGACTTCGACGAGATCGACTGGACCGCGGACCTGTACGACCGGATGGTGGCGCAGGGAGCGCCGTCGCGCATCGGCATGCTGATCGACACGTCCCGCAACGGCTGGGGCGGGTCGGAGCGGCCGACGTCGGCGTCGTCGTCGAGCGACCTCAACACCTATGTGGACGAGTCCCGCGTGGACCGTCGCACCCACCGCGGCGCCTGGTGCAACCCTGACGGTGCCGGTATCGGCGAGCGGCCCACCGTGTCGCCGTCCGGCTACGCGGAGTCGCACCTGCACGCCTTCGTGTGGGTGAAGCCCCCGGGCGAGTCCGACGGCTCGTCGGAGGAGATCCCGAACGACGAGGGCAAGAGCCTCGACCGCATGTGCGACCCGACCTACCAGGCGGACAAGCTCGGCGGTGCCTACACCGGCGCGCTGCCGAACGCCCCGCTGTCGGGCTGGTGGTTCCAGGACCAGTTCGAGATGCTCGTGGCGAACGCCTACCCGCCGATCGGTGACGGCGGTCCCGACCCGGACCCGACGGACGACCCGACCGACGACCCCACGGACGACCCGACCGACGACCCGACCGATGACCCGACCGATGACCCGACGGACGACCCCACGGACGACCCGGGGACCGTCTGCGAGGCCACGCTCGAGGTCGTGAACGACTGGGGCAGCGGCTTCCAGGGCCAGGTCACCGTCACGGGCGGCTCGGGCGGCACCAGCGGCTGGACCACCCAGTTCACCCTGCCGTCCGGAACGAGCATCGGCAGCCTGTGGAACGCCGACTACTCCGTCAGCGGATCCACCGTCACCGCGAGCGACATGG encodes:
- a CDS encoding glycoside hydrolase family 6 protein produces the protein MQRDKKVRAGVAAGATGALVAASALVALAAAPSATAAVGNPYEGAEQYINPDWNEDVLQAADVAGGSLGDDMRAIANEPTHVWMDRIQAIEGIDRQHGLEWHLDQAVEQAGGSPLVFNMVIYDLPGRDCFALASNGELPATDEGMERYKTEYIDAIVEILDRPEYEDLRISAVIEPDSLPNLVTNMSHQPCQESAPYYREGVQYALDRLHEVGNVYSYIDAAHSGWLGWPDNASGSAQEFANVVEGSTYGWDGVAGFVTNTANSTPLEEPFLTDPNLQVGSGQVRSADYYEWNPDFDEIDWTADLYDRMVAQGAPSRIGMLIDTSRNGWGGSERPTSASSSSDLNTYVDESRVDRRTHRGAWCNPDGAGIGERPTVSPSGYAESHLHAFVWVKPPGESDGSSEEIPNDEGKSLDRMCDPTYQADKLGGAYTGALPNAPLSGWWFQDQFEMLVANAYPPIGDGGPDPDPTDDPTDDPTDDPTDDPTDDPTDDPTDDPTDDPGTVCEATLEVVNDWGSGFQGQVTVTGGSGGTSGWTTQFTLPSGTSIGSLWNADYSVSGSTVTASDMGWNGTLSAGQSTSFGFTANGTAPSAGAVTCS